One Primulina eburnea isolate SZY01 chromosome 4, ASM2296580v1, whole genome shotgun sequence genomic window, AAGATTTGCAAAGGAAACATTGGAAATATTTGTTCCTCTGGCAAATAGATTAGGGGTTTCAACTTGGAAAGAGCAGCTTGAAGATCTTTGCTTTGAACACCTCGATCCTGATAAGTACCAAGAATTGTCATCCAAACTTGTGAAGGCCTTTGACGAAGCAATGGTTACTTATTCTGTGGAGAAATTAGAACAAGCGCTGACAGCTGAAGCTGTTCCCTATCATTGGGTATCAGGCAGGCATAAGAGCTTGTATAGCATACATTCCAAAATGTTAAAGTATTCTCCTCTCCCTTCACTTTAACCAGTCCctttatttgaaatttgaatttttgtatAACAGATTTGTTTTGTGATATTAGAGGTTGTGTAAAATTTGTGGATAATTCTATGATGACGTTCACTTTAGCATTTAAATTGTGTTGTCTAGATTTCATATGGTCCTCTGATTCATCAATATGAATGAAAACACAATATGCTATCAATTAACTGCCTCATATATTTTATCTTTTGTAGGAAGAATCTCAATATAAATGAGATCCATGATATTCATGGGTTGAGATTGATTGTTGAAACTGAAGAAGATTGCTATAGAGCCTTAGGAGTTGTTCACCAGCTATGGCAAGAAGTTCCTGGTAGATTCAAGGACTATATTGTTTCTCCAAAGTTGAACGGGTATTCTAGATTCAAAATACAATGATTATAATATTTAGTTTCTGCAACAATTATAATTGAAGCTTGACTGAAGGCTGAAGCCCTGTAATTGTGCAGGTATCAATCTCTTCACACATTAGTGGTGAGTGACGATATGGTTCCCCTAGAAGTTCAGATTCGAACCAAAGAGATGCATCTGCAAGCTGAATGTGGATTCGCTGCTCACTGGAGGTACAAAGAAGGTGATTCAAAACACTCGTCTCACATCGTTCAGATGGTTGAATGGGCGCGATGGGTTGTTACTTGGCAGTGTGAGGCCATGAGAAAAAAATTGACATCTGCTGGCTTCATTGACTCCATGAAGCCACCTTGCACGTTCTTTGCCCATTCCGAGAATTGCTCATTTTCTTGCAGACCCCAATACGGCTCTGGGGGACCGGTCTTTGTCATATTGATTGAAAATGACAAGGTTTGTTATTGACTACTTTAGTTACCTGAATAATGTTTTGTTAGCTTGCTACTCAAGATTTCCGAAATAAAAATCCCTACTAACGTGTTTGTAACTCGATATTTATGCCCCTCATTGCTATTTTCTGAGCTTGTAATTCTGATATAAATGTTCGCATTGCTGTGTTGAATCTGCAGATGTCTGTCCAAGAATTCCCAGCAAACTCATCAGTGGGAGATCTATTGGAACGAGCTGGTCGAGGCACTTCTAGATGGACATCATACGGATTCCCGATAAATGAAGAGCTGAGGCCGCGGCTAAACCGCGTGCCTGTTAGTGAAACCATGTCCAAGCTGAAAATGGGGGATGTGGTAGAGTTAACCCCTACAATACCTGACAAGTCACTGACGGTGTATCGGGAAGAAATCCAGCGGATGTATGATGGAGGTTTAGTGAAATCAAGTGCAGTGCCAGCTGCAAATACCTTGCTAACGTGAGAAGCTGAACCTTAGGGCTTAGGCTAATTCTTTTAGTTTGGGTTGGTAGCACAACATTCAATGACCAGAAAAATTAGCTAGTTTCATCTGTATATTGATTGATAAATGAAACACGCATCTGTGAAGAATAGCCCCCCATGTTCTCATATTAAGGCAAATGTCTTTAAGCATCTGATTTTATTTGTCTCTTGTTTGCCACTTGCTGTCTTGTTTATTATTCCGGAAAATTCAAATTAAGTAGCTCACGTACCAGGCAACATACATCACAAGATTAAATTTTCAACTAGAAAGAGCGAAAATGGAAACTGTATCAAGGGGAAAGGATAAAGATCACAGCAATTACATCGacaataaataatatacatactgCAACACACCCTGAGGGTTGGCCCTTGAATCTACTTCAGGTACCTAGGAAATTTGGTTCATGTAACAAGACTGCTGCTTAGATCTCAATGCAGTGGCAGATACAAAAAAAGTTATCTTGGATGTTTAGTTCCAAGAGGAAACGATACTCGTTGGGTCGTTCCTTGGGGCAAAGCACTGCGGTCTTGAGAAAGACTGGATGCAGGAAAGGCATTGGTATTAGGATCCGCACCTTCTTCATCGTCTTCTGTTTCTTCAACGGATTGGCCACCATGCATCTTTGGTATAGCAAGTTGATAATTTGGGCTGATCAAAGTATCCTGTTCTGGAGGGAGAGGGATGCCATACTGCGTGATTGACTTTGGCAATGGAATCTTGTTTCTGCTCCTGGCCAACTCTAGTAGCATCTGCCAAAGAGTTTGGAGTCAAAATGATCGTGTTTTAATATTGGTACATTTATAtactcaaaaaaatatttagcaaCGCAGCATTCCAGATCAAGTACGAGGAAGTTAACTAACTGAATTACATATATGAACAAAGAAGTTACAAGGATTGAAAGTCCATAATTGAACCAAAAGCATAAACCAAATGGTACCGGAAGTGTGGAAGGCAAAACAAAAACATGTATGGCTATGCGACTTTACCCACACTTCCAATCAATAGGAAGATAAAAACACAAGCATGATATAATTCAGATTACCTGTCTCGGTGGAGGTTGCGAGAAACTAAAATTGACTTTTGACTGAATTGCAAGCTTCACGTCATCAGAATCGATTGTAGACTTTCCAGCATGCTCTGAGTATACCTGTGCATCAGTCAGCACATCGACAACATAACGATACCACAGTTCCAAAAACTGATGGACAACCCGGGGCTCATAATCATCAACATTCATAGACTTTAATAAAGTCTTTACTATCTTTGCATCCCTTGGTATGTCTTCTTCTCTGCCTTCTGCCATTTCACACACTCAAGCTTCCCACTGACGCAGATCCAAACATTAACAAGTATAATCTTCCACAAAATACGGAAAAATATAGGGTCGACGCAATAAAAAGCAAAAGTCCAATACCAAGGCATTCATGGAAAAGATCAAGAAAGAGACCTAATTTTCACTTCCACCGACAAACTTATAGCCCCAGTTTCTTGGTCACGTAAAAAACTCTCAGGGACGTAGTTATCATACGGATATAACTCTGACATTACAAGCGGATATGTTATGTTCATGTTTCATCTTCACTAACCGAGCGAGCACAAACAATACAGAATAACCATGTGGATTTTCATCCTAAATTTTTATAGGATGATTTAATATAACTGTTTGGACTTTCATTAACTTCGAGAACTATATTTATTGTAGGATTTTCTTCGACAATATTCTCTTTCTTAGGGTTCTCTTTAAAGTTAAGATTTTATTCAATAGTATCAAATAAATATGGAAATATAGTTTGACCGATTTGAGGTGCAACAAGGGACGAAGATGACGAATGAGCATCCATATTAATATTAGGATAGAAAGGATGAATGTATTCATTTCCATAAAAAAACCAATTGTAGTAATTCGATATAAATCCATAACGACTGAGATTTACCTGCACGGTATCTTCatctaaatataattttttctgACATTTTTTTCGATTGCAAGGACAACGTATATTTCCATTTAATAAACACTCAAAATAAGATAAAATGTAAATGTTACAAACGACTATACATCAACATAATGTTCATTTGTTAGAAATTCATTCTCCAACTGACGATACATCTAATTTATATCGTTATCCCATTTTATACTACAAaagaataattaaaatatatttttactgAATCGATATCATTTGTTCATGAATTAATATATGAACTGAGTTCTCATTGAACATAAGTATGtagatttaaaaaatttaatgttgaaaattaattgaacatttaaattataaaatattttattaacaaacatgtaacatatcatttaatttttaaataacatacaataaaaaaaaaaaactatgtaTAAATCAACAAACTCAATATCACCGCAGAAGACGTCGGAACACTATTCACGCGAAAAAATTCAGCAAGATAACGATCTGCACTACAAGCTAACAAAATTCATGATCATAACTAGAAAACTGAAGCTAAAAAACTTACCCCAAGTCGAGATTAAAATCGCCACAGAGAAAGCTATAACAGAAGTGTTTAGAGAAAAATGGGCGGAATGGGATGAAATTTATAggcttatagcgacggtttgtcaaACCGTCGCAAGCCTGGATCGGCGACGGCTTTAAAGCCGTCGcgtattagcgacggtttatatgaccgtcgctaaatgtaacAAAGGCTGAAAGTCGGTTATCGACGGTTCATCAGCTTCAGAAAATCCGTCGCCGATCATCGAAGGTTTTTTATTAACATATGCAAGTTATTTCCAGGTGAACAACTCAAAATCTTCAGGAAAATTGAACGAAAAGTTTTTTTTACAACTCAAAATCTTCAGGAAAATTGAAcgaaaagtttttttttaaaaaacgtcAAATAAGAGCTACTCTCACAAAAGGAAGACGCCCATAACGtaacattaaaataaaaaagaagaaaCTCATCTTTCGATGGTGAATGAACAAAATCAAAATCGGTGAAGCTGGACCAAAGAAACAACGAATTAGCTATGATCAaaccaaaaataaattaaaacccTCCAAAAAATATCTAAAATCACAAAGCCACATAACGAAATCCTGCAGAATACATTTAGCTTTTCGGAAGAACTACCTgagtttggaaaaaaaaaagggaGAACAAATTAAATCTGCGCTGCTGTTTGATCTCTCCTCTGGGACGGCACTGAATGTAGCCAGAGGATGGAAACTTCAAAATATGGATTTTAGTTGGGCTTTATGTTTCAGAATTTTAATGGACTTAGAGTCCAGTTAATATCGGGCTTTGATTCATCCAATTtgtataaaataatttaatgaaTGTCCAACTGTTTTTTTAATGATACAACgaaataaaaattgaatatttgacaagatattaattatattcgACTCAATTGGTGAGCCAAAGCCCAAATCAAATTTGGCGAATTATTAGAATTTCAGGTCAAATCAATAGGGGTCGGGTTATTAGATTTCTCAGAAATGTTGGTCAaccttatttttaaaaacaaagaaactcatgtgtaagacggtctcgcgggtcgtatttgtgagacagatatcttatttgggtcattcataaaaagtaatattactttttattgtgaatatggatagggttgactcgtctcgcagattaagatccgtgagacggtctcacatgagactcactcctacATAAAATACCATTTctcaaatacacacacacacacacaaagacCAAGGCTCTAAAAAACACGAGTTGTGACGAAACGTAATGATCAAGGTTCAAATTTAAGTATGTTAGTACGAGATTAAGTgtgaattttaattatattaaatcgATCTTGATTAAATTTCCCATAAACGGCAACTATTAAAGAATATTTTGACGTCTTTaggatattttaattttaatttataaaaaaatttatattatcaaatatttgatatctaaaatttaaattttttaatttttctaaaacagCTCAGGCTTTATCCGTGCATATTGTGGTCAATTTTTGGTTGACCGAGCATCTTTCGCGCGTTTGAAAAGACAAATCAAGTCCCGATCGAAGTATTTTTCTACACACTCTGTGTGcttcatttgtgttttttttgtGCGTTTTCGAAAGCtcagaaaatttcaaaaataccaAAGGCTGGAACCAGTAATATCAATAAATTGTTTTGTTGCAAATAAAATGTTTGGGTTGACACTTGAGTTTATTGAAAGAAAGTTTGGAGATGCAACAACTCATTCACTCTTTATATTGGCTTTGGTCTCCGAATTACCATGACTCTCCGCCTTTGAAGTGTCCGAACTCCACTGCCCCTTGCGGCTATCCCTGCTCGCCGCTGCTGAATTCTGACACGGGCTTGAGGTTTGCACAGGTGCCCTGGATTCTCTGGAGAAGTTGCAAGCCGGATCTTTAAGAATGAAGAAATCATACGCTGAGTGAACGTTGCCACGTGACGTGTTGCTCGGGCCGGGCTCAAATTGCACATTATAAGCCTGATTAGTGTTGGAAGCATTGGTCATGGTTGATCTTACACTTCCAAAATTGTTTTGGATCCCGTTTTCAGGCTGGATTATTCCCGAGATTTGACCCGATTGGGGAGACCTGAGCGATCGACCAAACGGAGGCATTGACCCAAACTTCCTTGACTTGAAAGGTGACCTATTGAGGTCAAGAAACGTGTGAGGCGAAGTGGATTGAGACCTTCGCTCCTCTGGAGTCTGTCGGTTATTGTTACGAGATTTCTGTTGAAAATGAAATCGAAGAAGATAAAAAACAACAATCTGCATGTGTCCGTTCTAATTATGTGCGCAAGTATATATAAAGAACACACCTGGAGATGGCTTGCCACTTGCATTCTTGTCAGGCCCGGCGTCTCCATCAGCTCAAGGATGGCCTTCGGAAAACATCCTACACATCATTTAAAACTCCTTCATTTTCGTTCGTTTAAAAATACATGGAAAGTTCAAATCTTGACCTACGATTTTCCAAAATACGAAGAAAAACAGAAGAACATACTCCCTTCACCAAGTTGCCTCACTGCATCCACAAACTTTGCATGCAGGTCTTGAGTCCACTCCGTGCAAATTTTCCTCTTAACCCCTGATCTGTTGCCATTATCATCTATAACCAAATTGCTATCACCCCTGTGATACCATTCTTCGCCACCCttttgtcccttagatttttcTTTGGCTTTCCCTTTGCCTCCAGGTGCATAACTCGGGCTCGTATCGTCCTTCCCCGATCTCCCACCGCCCTTATTCGCCGTTGTTTCTTGAGATCTCTCGTTCTCCTCGATTCGCTTTTTTTCTCTGTAGACATGTTGCCACAGACATTGTAGGATCTCCATTGTCGCAGGTTTCTTGAATAACATAAATGCCCCATTTTCGAGTGCCATCGTGGCCAGGTATGTATCGTCAGCTTCCGACATCACTTCATTATGCATGAATATAACATATCATCATGCAACAGAGATTAAAATATTCTCAAACTCTTAATTCCATTCTAGGACAAGTTTTGCACAAAAATTGCGCAATTTTAGCACAAAATAcaatattaatatcaaattcATTTACTTCAATTATACTACTCAAAAAAATATTCTTGCTATCTTATTTACATTAATTCTTATGTCTTATTAAATACTCATTCCGACCCAATTTTATATATAGTCCACTTTGTTTTTCACATATTCAGAATGTTATTGAGAAAATAAACTATACAAATAAATTTCCTAATACAGCTTTATTTAATGATGTTGAAAAATTCACCGACAATGAAAGTTGAATACAACTATCCATATTAAATATGGGTATATtagtaaaataatttattaaatgtggaaagcatattatatatatatttgacacATAATAAAAGAAACCTAGACTATATGTTAAATATATAAGAACTCACAGATGACAGGTAAATCCATGTTGACAGCATGATACAGAAGCTTAAATGATTCGAAGTAATTGGAAGAGTTCACATCCGCCAGCACAATATCGAACTTGGCCTTTCCACTCGACAGCACCGATATAGCAGCAGATGCCATTTCCACTAGTGTTACtgaattcaaaaataataaatttagagACTTTTATATTAAAATGGAATGCCTTTAATTACCGATATTTCAGAATATTTAATACGGTTCAATCCACAGTCGATTGTGTTGGTTTTGGATAATAAAAGAGATTGAGTTGTTTGAAAATGGATCAGAACTATTTTAATCTGGTACGGGAATCGGTTTGGAACTTGTCTCATtcaaatatatgtatatgaatattggcaaaaacttgtgtgagactgtctcacggatcatatttgtaagacagatctcttatttgggtcatccatgaaaaaaatattactttttatgctaagagtattattttttttattgtgaatatcggtagggttgatccgtctcacagattatgatacgtgagacggtctcacatgagacccacttataaatatttgaaattaactTTTTATGAAACCccaataatatttcatttttttcatcattttttcacacacacacacttctaattaaaattattatttaccTCTGTATGAACACATTTCTAGCATTTTTGTTGTGTTCGCTAAGGACTCGTGATCATGATCCACAAGCAACACATGTATCTCTTGCACCATCGATTGATGCGAACTCGATGGGATATTTCTAACTTCATTTGCGAAGTGGCTCCCCATTTCTCACTCGTCGCTTGATTAattctatataaaaaaaatattaaatgtaaTATTGAATAATTAGTCACCTATATATAATAAGGATAAGAGAAAATTAAACAACGAAAACGAAATAACAAAATACTGTATGAACTCGGATTTGGACGACAACTTTGATATGATGGTGTGTAAAAAGAAGGCGATAGTAGGGTTCTATTTATACTAGTTTTTTTCACGCTCGTTTTCCTTTATGTAAATTTTATGACGCCACGTTGCATTTTTTTGTCGTCGAATAAAATTTAATTCGTGCAATACTACTtactttttatataattttcaattttcaaatctaAACAGtgttttatataattttcaattttcaaatctaAACAGTGTTTGCATTCTATTTCTattactctctcaaattttcgaagtgtatctctatatatattttcatctttctttttcaaatttttcattttttggctgattgttcatttaataattttttattttaataacacggggaaattttgaattatagaattgattttgtgatttttaatttatgatttatacaaattaatgtaatattcaataataataaaagatgatcaaaaaaatgttgtttaattcttaataattgaatagtttcgtaacaacaatgattttttaaattcattttcgtatttttaattaatatgtaagctatgatacttttatacaaaattatattcacacaataataaataatttatttttacatttatattatcaatttaaaaataagattacatgttaatcaattgatgtattttaaaaaatttacaaacatgcatataaacccacatatatatacatgtaaggattaaacgatttaacttttaaataagtaaatttatttattaatataaatattaaaaataatttcaaattgaatatgttatatatgtcaattaattattggttcaaaaaaattaataaaaaatcacatattatagttaagtacaaaatttataaaattctattaaaaaaaatctacaaaagtctataaaaatcttgcaaaaaagtctacataaatccacataaatctgtttataaatctgtgagattccataaaagtcaataaaaatttatcaaatccataaaagtctatcatttaaaaaagtcattaaaagtcatcaaaactctgaattgaatacaccccactaaataatttttttcgagtattttattataaaaattgcCCTCTACATAAAATTTGTATGCATGTGATGTGTGAGAAATATTTACTCAATGCTGGagagaataaaaaaatattatgataatatagAACTAATTATTATAATACTAGTATAAGAATATGATTGCTATTACTTGAatatttccaaaataaaaattaataaaaggaaaaaaaatgggaagttggtgaaaaatcctcaatgaaaacatttttttggcttcactccctacccacaaaattgtggtattatgtcatacaaaatgtggtacacttcatgtggaaatgtggtacacttcatgtggaaatgtggtactaaaaaagtacctagagactgaacacaaaaaaaaaaaatgacggcTGGAGACTGAACCCAAATTTCTCGGAAAAAAAACATATGAATCGAAGTTCTGTAAATGCTTTATGTAATCTGATTtttgatttattattatatgaTTAGGACAATTATTACAAAATCAATGACAATTGTCAGTAGATGTGAAATCATTAGTCAATAGTCAAATCTTTGAAAACaacatatttaaattaaaaatatcggCAAGGTATTTATATTttgggaaaattatttttattgtgtttaTGTAACTTTTCGTGATATTGATCTAGTATGTTTTCAAATTTAAGGCTTAgtcaattatttttatatatattttttataattttagtaATTTTTTATATGTGACATCAATTattgttatatatttttttttataattttagtaATTTTTTATATGTGACATCGATATGACGATATGATTCAGACATGAAACTGACGTGTACACTATCAtaaaaaatactaaatttttcaaaaaataaaaaaattgagaaaaatgGAAAATAGATAATTGTATAGAAATAAAAATGcagtttattttataatttcgagaaaaaaaaatcaaatatttacgTTACCTATTCcatgtattatttttataagtGTTATTACATGTATCACATCTAAAATTTGTCAATAATAACAAAATAtccaattatatttaaatattatttcattTGAGATTTATGAAAATTGACAAATAAATCTGACAGCTTCTGATTTTACATATGCTCCCTCTCAAGTAAGATACATACAAACTTAAGAATATAAAATAGAAGATAAACACAAACTCAATGGCGATGTttgtaattttattaattattggatttatttgatattttcaGTAACGTCAACATGAAAATAATTTTGAGATATCAGTAATTATAAATTCATTAACAAGTGAAAAACAGGAAAATATTTCGCTGTATTGAAACAACTACGTTTTTCATGGTTACACTAATATGA contains:
- the LOC140829186 gene encoding probable GTP diphosphokinase RSH2, chloroplastic — protein: MPIPTIALYASPSSSVCQINSHASYDVDINGRSTSSASASPSQKHIVGGLSCLFSSPSVKPAYSSGSEELGSLWHDITEELGSSSRYSSLSSSVKRDHGRQSPISVLQGPNSSVLSGSRSPPSRNSGDSKPLSGGLFNGFMRHALGSCVEHGSSTLTLNMTDIDPSPSNVVAEELTFAMDDNNFTELELPPYAKDMLFEAQSKQFIFRDDNVVKAFREAEKAHRGQMRASGHPYLQHCLETAVLLASIGATPTVVTAGLLHDTVDDSCVTYEHISRTCGTEVAELVKGVSKLSYLSKLARENNTACKTAEADRLHTMFLGMTDARAVLIKLADRLHNMITLGALPLLKQQRFAKETLEIFVPLANRLGVSTWKEQLEDLCFEHLDPDKYQELSSKLVKAFDEAMVTYSVEKLEQALTAEAVPYHWVSGRHKSLYSIHSKMLKKNLNINEIHDIHGLRLIVETEEDCYRALGVVHQLWQEVPGRFKDYIVSPKLNGYQSLHTLVVSDDMVPLEVQIRTKEMHLQAECGFAAHWRYKEGDSKHSSHIVQMVEWARWVVTWQCEAMRKKLTSAGFIDSMKPPCTFFAHSENCSFSCRPQYGSGGPVFVILIENDKMSVQEFPANSSVGDLLERAGRGTSRWTSYGFPINEELRPRLNRVPVSETMSKLKMGDVVELTPTIPDKSLTVYREEIQRMYDGGLVKSSAVPAANTLLT
- the LOC140829187 gene encoding transcription initiation factor TFIID subunit 9; this translates as MAEGREEDIPRDAKIVKTLLKSMNVDDYEPRVVHQFLELWYRYVVDVLTDAQVYSEHAGKSTIDSDDVKLAIQSKVNFSFSQPPPRQMLLELARSRNKIPLPKSITQYGIPLPPEQDTLISPNYQLAIPKMHGGQSVEETEDDEEGADPNTNAFPASSLSQDRSALPQGTTQRVSFPLGTKHPR